A window of the Candidatus Microthrix parvicella Bio17-1 genome harbors these coding sequences:
- a CDS encoding bifunctional lysylphosphatidylglycerol flippase/synthetase MprF: MPTATRLRALLPRMVMAIVTNLVPTLFAVVGGLYLLLGIAELVGATEWFFNEPAGTSITFADLLLPLLGVALVGIAVGLKQRRRDIWLLSVGMIAGFTFVSWAPLSAVSRGGGGGMDVVALITNLALVGSLLSTRNRYTVRGSNLMRASVYLGWLASLAVISGVYWGVSMLVLDVTWDQARTYSLGDPTSTIDNLQRLQLLATIAFFVACLAFLIRLLKSLRPDDVRLSVAATRDLLRRCGADSLDYFVTNEKKRHYIWRDGRGLIGYDLANGLVLASGNPICAPQHRATLLNDFLHDMERDGYVVAFWAIDQTLADDLGKRGFRTVKLGEEASLEVDRFSLENLGARGSALKRAVRSVEAHGIEFAFYRLEEVPGHVYSQMDDLDRSWLQEFGGTDEKGFSMTLSRLPDFEDQDAAFAVALDPSVPGLPRVVAYLSFVPVYNRNSYSLDMMRRTRQALNGINDFLLVHTLQVIGYHGRDTVSLNFAPLAETAGGPSLLGRAANALPPSLKKTFYIDSLYAYNDRFGPDWVPRYGAFKARRDLIAIVRMVAKLEGAIALDWRRRLSRLIAGSNYTITRSPPVATRYAPEVTDDQDS; encoded by the coding sequence ATGCCGACCGCCACCCGGCTGCGGGCACTCCTCCCGCGGATGGTGATGGCGATCGTCACCAACCTGGTGCCCACGCTGTTTGCCGTGGTCGGCGGGCTGTACCTCCTACTGGGTATCGCAGAGTTGGTGGGAGCCACCGAATGGTTCTTCAACGAGCCCGCCGGCACGTCAATCACGTTCGCCGACCTGCTGTTGCCGCTGCTCGGGGTGGCACTGGTGGGAATCGCCGTCGGCCTCAAGCAACGGCGCCGCGACATCTGGCTGCTGTCGGTGGGGATGATCGCAGGGTTCACCTTCGTCAGTTGGGCCCCACTCTCGGCGGTGAGCCGGGGCGGCGGCGGCGGCATGGACGTGGTGGCCTTGATCACCAACCTGGCGCTCGTCGGATCGTTGTTGTCAACACGCAACCGGTACACGGTGCGCGGCTCGAACCTGATGCGAGCGTCGGTCTACCTCGGCTGGTTGGCGTCGCTGGCAGTGATCTCGGGCGTCTACTGGGGGGTGTCCATGCTGGTGCTGGACGTCACCTGGGACCAGGCGCGGACCTACTCGCTGGGGGACCCGACCTCGACGATCGACAACCTGCAACGCCTGCAACTGCTGGCGACGATCGCATTCTTTGTGGCCTGTCTGGCCTTCCTCATCCGCCTGCTGAAATCGTTGCGGCCCGACGATGTCCGCCTGAGTGTGGCGGCCACCCGGGATCTGCTGCGCCGCTGCGGCGCCGACAGCCTCGACTACTTCGTCACCAACGAAAAAAAGCGTCACTACATCTGGCGCGACGGCCGGGGTCTGATCGGCTACGACCTTGCCAACGGTCTCGTGCTGGCGTCAGGCAACCCCATCTGCGCCCCGCAACACCGCGCCACGCTGTTAAACGACTTTCTACATGACATGGAACGAGACGGCTACGTCGTGGCCTTCTGGGCCATCGATCAGACCCTGGCCGACGATCTGGGCAAGCGCGGGTTTCGCACCGTGAAACTGGGAGAGGAGGCCAGCCTCGAGGTCGACCGCTTCAGCCTGGAAAACCTGGGCGCTCGCGGGTCGGCGCTCAAGCGTGCCGTGCGAAGCGTTGAGGCCCACGGCATCGAGTTTGCCTTCTACCGTCTCGAGGAGGTGCCCGGTCACGTGTATTCCCAAATGGATGACCTCGACCGCAGCTGGCTTCAAGAATTCGGTGGTACCGACGAAAAGGGCTTCTCGATGACGCTCAGCCGGCTGCCGGACTTCGAGGACCAGGATGCGGCGTTCGCCGTAGCGCTGGATCCCTCCGTCCCCGGGCTGCCGCGGGTGGTGGCGTACCTCAGCTTCGTACCGGTCTACAACCGAAACAGTTACTCGCTCGATATGATGCGGCGCACCCGGCAGGCCCTAAATGGCATCAACGACTTTCTGCTGGTTCACACCCTTCAGGTCATCGGCTATCACGGCCGCGACACGGTCAGCTTGAACTTTGCTCCCCTGGCGGAGACCGCCGGGGGGCCGTCACTTCTGGGTCGCGCCGCCAACGCGCTGCCTCCCAGCCTCAAGAAGACGTTCTACATCGACTCGCTGTATGCCTACAACGACAGGTTCGGCCCCGACTGGGTGCCGCGCTACGGGGCGTTCAAGGCCAGACGTGATCTGATCGCCATCGTCAGGATGGTCGCCAAACTCGAGGGCGCGATCGCCCTCGACTGGCGACGTCGGCTGAGCCGCCTCATCGCAGGTTCCAACTACACGATCACCCGCTCACCACCGGTCGCCACTCGGTACGCTCCCGAAGTGACCGACGATCAAGATTCCTGA